Proteins encoded by one window of Castor canadensis chromosome 2, mCasCan1.hap1v2, whole genome shotgun sequence:
- the Jaml gene encoding junctional adhesion molecule-like isoform X1, with protein MSSIIVGTAVVGELGASLLLGAFILDPKVESSMFCPLKLILIPVLLGYSLGLNDWSVSSPELIVHVGDTALMGCVFQSTEEKHVTKVDWMFSSGQHAEGEYVLFYYSNFSVPMGRFKNRVRLVGDVLHNDGSLLLENIQEADQGNFTCEIRIKGESKVFKKRVMVHVLPEDPKELIIHVGDSAEMGCVFQSTEEKLVTKVVWMFSSEEHDKEVIVLYSDLKFNKPMRYPQNWGRFQNRVNLVGNIFQNDGSIMLQSVKKSDRGVYTCNIHLGSLVFRKTFVLHVILEETRSTPRPEGLGGNQLVIIVGIVCATLLLLPVLILIVKRTHRNKSSVNSTANVKSLENMKKANPEKHIYSSIVTRELMEEEPSGQSEATYMIMHPVRPSLKSASNKLLDKMPAGGIPKTEQGF; from the exons atCCAAAAGTTGAGAGCAGCATGTTCTGCCCACTGAAACTCATCCTGATTCCAGTGTTACTCG GTTATTCTTTGGGCCTAAATGACTGGAGTGTTTCTTCTCCTGAATTGATCGTCCATGTGGGTGATACAGCTTTGATGGGATGTGTTTTCCAGAGCACAGAAGAGAAACATGTGACCAAGGTAGACTGGATGTTCTCATCAGGACAACATGCTGAG GGCGAATATGTGCTGTTTTATTACTCCAACTTTAGTGTGCCTATGGGGCGCTTCAAGAACCGTGTGCGCTTGGTGGGTGATGTCTTACACAACGATGGTTCTCTCTTGCTCGAAAATATTCAAGAGGCTGACCAGGGAAACTTCACCTGTGAAATCCGCATCAAAGGGGAGAGCAAGGTGTTTAAAAAACGAGTGATGGTGCATGTGTTACCAGAGGATCCTAAAG AACTCATAATCCATGTGGGTGATTCTGCAGAGATGGGATGTGTTTTCCAGAGCACAGAAGAGAAACTTGTGACCAAGGTAGTCTGGATGTTCTCTTCGGAAGAGCATGACAAG GAGGTGATTGTCTTATACTCTGACCTCAAATTCAACAAGCCTATGAGGTACCCCCAGAACTGGGGCCGCTTCCAGAACCGTGTAAACCTGGTGgggaatatttttcaaaatgatggTTCCATCATGCTCCAAAGTGTGAAGAAGTCTGACCGGGGCGTCTACACCTGCAATATCCACCTGGGGAGCCTGGTGTTCAGGAAGACCTTTGTGCTGCATGTGATCCTGGAAGAGACTAGAT CAACCCCTAGACCTGAGGGCCTAGGCGGGAATCAGTTGGTGATCATTGTGGGGATCGTCTGTGCCACTCTCTTGCTGCTTCCTGTTTTGATATTGATTGTGAAGAGGACTCACAGGAATAAAAG TTCAGTCAATTCTACAGCCAACGTGAAGAGCCTGGAGAACATGAAGAAGGCTAATCCAGAG AAACACATCTACTCCTCAATAGTTACACGGGAGCTGATGGAGGAAGAACCGAGTGGACAATCAGAGGCCACCTACATGATCATG CACCCAGTTCGGCCCTCTCTGAAGTCAGCTTCAAATAAGCTACTTGATAAAATGCCAGCTGGGGGAATTCCAAAAACAGAGCAAGGTTTTTGA
- the Jaml gene encoding junctional adhesion molecule-like isoform X2 — protein MGCVFQSTEEKHVTKVDWMFSSGQHAEGEYVLFYYSNFSVPMGRFKNRVRLVGDVLHNDGSLLLENIQEADQGNFTCEIRIKGESKVFKKRVMVHVLPEDPKELIIHVGDSAEMGCVFQSTEEKLVTKVVWMFSSEEHDKEVIVLYSDLKFNKPMRYPQNWGRFQNRVNLVGNIFQNDGSIMLQSVKKSDRGVYTCNIHLGSLVFRKTFVLHVILEETRSTPRPEGLGGNQLVIIVGIVCATLLLLPVLILIVKRTHRNKSSVNSTANVKSLENMKKANPEKHIYSSIVTRELMEEEPSGQSEATYMIMHPVRPSLKSASNKLLDKMPAGGIPKTEQGF, from the exons ATGGGATGTGTTTTCCAGAGCACAGAAGAGAAACATGTGACCAAGGTAGACTGGATGTTCTCATCAGGACAACATGCTGAG GGCGAATATGTGCTGTTTTATTACTCCAACTTTAGTGTGCCTATGGGGCGCTTCAAGAACCGTGTGCGCTTGGTGGGTGATGTCTTACACAACGATGGTTCTCTCTTGCTCGAAAATATTCAAGAGGCTGACCAGGGAAACTTCACCTGTGAAATCCGCATCAAAGGGGAGAGCAAGGTGTTTAAAAAACGAGTGATGGTGCATGTGTTACCAGAGGATCCTAAAG AACTCATAATCCATGTGGGTGATTCTGCAGAGATGGGATGTGTTTTCCAGAGCACAGAAGAGAAACTTGTGACCAAGGTAGTCTGGATGTTCTCTTCGGAAGAGCATGACAAG GAGGTGATTGTCTTATACTCTGACCTCAAATTCAACAAGCCTATGAGGTACCCCCAGAACTGGGGCCGCTTCCAGAACCGTGTAAACCTGGTGgggaatatttttcaaaatgatggTTCCATCATGCTCCAAAGTGTGAAGAAGTCTGACCGGGGCGTCTACACCTGCAATATCCACCTGGGGAGCCTGGTGTTCAGGAAGACCTTTGTGCTGCATGTGATCCTGGAAGAGACTAGAT CAACCCCTAGACCTGAGGGCCTAGGCGGGAATCAGTTGGTGATCATTGTGGGGATCGTCTGTGCCACTCTCTTGCTGCTTCCTGTTTTGATATTGATTGTGAAGAGGACTCACAGGAATAAAAG TTCAGTCAATTCTACAGCCAACGTGAAGAGCCTGGAGAACATGAAGAAGGCTAATCCAGAG AAACACATCTACTCCTCAATAGTTACACGGGAGCTGATGGAGGAAGAACCGAGTGGACAATCAGAGGCCACCTACATGATCATG CACCCAGTTCGGCCCTCTCTGAAGTCAGCTTCAAATAAGCTACTTGATAAAATGCCAGCTGGGGGAATTCCAAAAACAGAGCAAGGTTTTTGA